A stretch of the Carassius carassius chromosome 6, fCarCar2.1, whole genome shotgun sequence genome encodes the following:
- the LOC132142812 gene encoding uncharacterized protein LOC132142812: MDDVASASVLAGPSQPTFSRPSASERRKRKSGTANIFQGVNLRQLRRLFQAAGDPDPEQRARMVWGNRRAAGGEDGADGEEEDEDRANAEVETGLAQALVGLRVRARNRSGLRVESHKDGTGTRWVRAFGHLRINEGSLGQTSEVITGDEDKDNDEDDDASALGACGGQSSFEAGSCDQADFLPPEEETQGPSGGPRWSWNAVQEKDPERYLHRIRH, from the exons ATGGATGACGTGGCCTCCGCCTCTGTTCTTGCAGGCCCGTCTCAGCCCACGTTTTCCCGCCCGTCGGCTTCCGAGCGTCGGAAACGCAAGTCTGGCACCGCCAACATCTTTCAGGGAGTAAACCTGAGGCAGCTCAGACGGCTCTTCCAGGCGGCGGGGGACCCGGACCCCGAGCAGAGAGCCCGGATGGTGTGGGGGAACCGGAGAGCAGCGGGCGGAGAGGACGGAGCAGATGGGGAGGAAGAGGACGAGGACAGAGCGAATGCGGAGGTGGAGACGGGTTTGGCCCAGGCGCTGGTGGGACTCCGAGTCCGAGCGAGGAACCGAAGTGGCCTCAGGGTGGAGTCCCATAAAGACGGCACAGGAACAAGATGGGTGCGAGCGTTCGGTCATctcag AATCAACGAGGGCTCACTGGGACAGACGTCTGAAGTCATAACTGGAGATGAAGATAAAGACAACGATGAAGATGACGATGCATCTGCTTTGGGAGCCTGTGGGGGGCAGAGCTCTTTTGAGGCTGGATCATGTGACCAAGCTGACTTCCTGCCCCCAGAGGAAGAGACTCAGGGGCCCTCGGGTGGCCCCAGATGGAGCTGGAACGCCGTTCAGGAGAAGGACCCGGAGCGATACCTGCACCGGATCCGACACTGA